The following coding sequences lie in one Mucilaginibacter sp. KACC 22773 genomic window:
- the nuoL gene encoding NADH-quinone oxidoreductase subunit L: MINQLSHTNLTLIACTLAAVALPLLAALVNFCLPVKSKVAGWVSAVAILLSCVLAAKVFAGVWNNPQVHVKQVWFTIGHTKVYAGLLLNNLSALMLLLVSVIALPVHIYSTAYMKHDDRYSRYFTYLSFFCFSMLALVVVDNLVLFYAFWELVGFSSYLLIGFWFTKDKAVQANKKAFIMNRIGDIGLLSAIIILFTVYGTFDINALFGHQGMLSISAIRDGQWAIQPDLLPTSYGSIWLSGGASGSLPAIWQYIAVAGIVLAVAAKSAQFPLHTWLPDAMEGPTSVSALIHAATMVAAGVFLLGRVYPMFTQTELTILACIGCFTAFMAATIALTQNDLKRVLAYSTISQLGFMVLGMGVGAYSSSLFHLATHAFFKCLLFLVAGIVIHEMQHVKEENNLDIDPQDISLMGGLRKKLPLTFVVALIGGLALIGLPLTSGYLSKDGILIQAFEWSDGKAAWFKIIPIMALLTSWLTAFYVARLIFKVFFGEFRLSKTYPNLKFHMADGGWQYKLPLVLLAVCCFFPLFSFTPFSYQKSWLFQGTNISPISKFESIYHLTIPALVNIFSLLVIYAAYAIYIKQSSFAFPQTGLLYRLSYNQWYFDKIYKRVFVKPVLGLGKFLYWFDKNIIDGFIHLLATMSRCVASFAAWADKYIVDGFLHLVAAIVQSIGNFARKFQGGKVQYYLFSMLAIVLLLFILKILI, translated from the coding sequence TTGATTAACCAACTATCCCATACCAATCTCACCCTCATCGCCTGCACCCTCGCAGCGGTAGCGTTGCCCTTGCTTGCTGCTTTGGTAAACTTTTGCCTGCCGGTAAAAAGCAAGGTTGCGGGTTGGGTATCTGCCGTGGCTATTTTGTTGAGCTGTGTTTTGGCGGCCAAAGTATTCGCCGGGGTATGGAATAATCCGCAGGTACATGTAAAGCAGGTTTGGTTTACTATTGGGCATACTAAAGTTTATGCGGGCCTTCTGCTCAATAATTTATCGGCTTTGATGTTATTGCTGGTGTCGGTTATTGCATTGCCGGTGCATATTTACTCTACGGCGTATATGAAGCATGATGACAGGTATAGCCGCTACTTTACCTACCTCAGCTTCTTCTGTTTCAGCATGCTGGCTTTGGTAGTGGTGGATAACCTGGTGCTGTTTTACGCTTTCTGGGAACTGGTGGGCTTTTCATCGTACCTTTTAATCGGTTTTTGGTTTACAAAAGATAAAGCGGTACAGGCCAATAAAAAAGCCTTTATCATGAATAGGATAGGTGATATTGGCTTGCTAAGCGCTATTATTATCCTGTTTACCGTTTATGGCACTTTTGATATTAATGCGTTGTTTGGGCATCAGGGCATGCTCAGTATTTCTGCCATAAGGGATGGGCAATGGGCTATACAGCCCGATTTGCTGCCAACGTCTTACGGGTCGATATGGCTATCCGGTGGGGCCTCGGGGTCACTGCCAGCCATCTGGCAATACATCGCCGTCGCAGGTATCGTTTTAGCAGTCGCTGCTAAATCGGCACAGTTTCCATTGCACACCTGGCTGCCCGATGCTATGGAAGGGCCAACATCGGTATCGGCGTTAATACACGCTGCTACTATGGTTGCGGCAGGTGTGTTCCTGTTAGGCAGGGTATATCCAATGTTTACTCAAACAGAGCTTACCATACTCGCCTGCATTGGTTGCTTTACTGCTTTTATGGCGGCTACCATTGCGCTTACGCAAAATGATTTAAAACGGGTGCTGGCATATTCTACCATATCACAATTAGGCTTTATGGTTTTGGGTATGGGGGTAGGTGCTTACTCATCGTCGCTGTTCCATTTGGCTACGCATGCTTTTTTTAAATGTTTGCTTTTCCTGGTGGCCGGTATCGTGATCCACGAAATGCAGCATGTTAAAGAAGAAAACAACCTTGATATCGATCCGCAGGATATTTCGTTAATGGGTGGCCTGCGAAAAAAATTGCCGCTAACTTTCGTCGTCGCCCTTATTGGTGGTTTGGCGTTGATAGGCTTGCCGCTTACATCGGGCTATCTATCTAAAGATGGTATCCTGATCCAGGCTTTTGAATGGAGCGACGGCAAAGCTGCCTGGTTTAAGATAATCCCGATCATGGCGCTATTAACCAGCTGGCTTACGGCTTTCTATGTGGCCCGGCTGATCTTCAAAGTTTTCTTTGGCGAATTCAGGCTGAGCAAAACCTACCCGAACTTAAAGTTTCATATGGCAGATGGTGGCTGGCAATACAAACTGCCTTTGGTACTTTTGGCAGTTTGCTGCTTTTTTCCGCTGTTCTCGTTTACCCCGTTTTCTTACCAAAAAAGCTGGTTATTTCAAGGAACCAATATTTCGCCGATCAGCAAGTTCGAGAGCATTTATCACCTTACCATCCCGGCGCTGGTAAATATTTTCAGCCTACTGGTCATTTACGCTGCTTATGCCATCTATATAAAGCAAAGCAGTTTTGCATTCCCGCAAACCGGGCTCTTGTACCGCTTATCCTACAACCAATGGTATTTCGATAAAATATATAAGCGTGTATTCGTAAAACCGGTGTTGGGTTTGGGTAAATTCCTGTACTGGTTTGATAAAAATATTATTGATGGCTTCATCCACCTGCTTGCCACTATGAGCAGATGTGTTGCAAGCTTTGCCGCCTGGGCCGATAAATATATTGTCGACGGATTTTTGCACCTGGTGGCGGCCATTGTACAAAGTATTGGCAATTTTGCACGTAAATTCCAGGGGGGTAAGGTGCAATATTATTTGTTTAGCATGCTGGCCATTGTGCTGCTGCTGTTTATTTTAAAAATACTGATATAA
- a CDS encoding complex I subunit 4 family protein, producing the protein MNILTLLIFIPVLFGIIIMLLPSSMRNSFKYITLGATLIQLGISIWMYLNFKTGAGFGGINHEEQFQFVQKLPWISLNLGSLGKMQIDYFVGIDGISITLLVMTSLVLVIATLACWEIKSNLKGFFLLFLLLDMAVIGVFCALDFFLFYMFYELMLLPLYFLIGMWGGARREYASIKFFLYTLFGSVFMLLVMVGLYLSVTDPATGNHTFNMVQMMNPANFNVGSVFSLASHQPILGMPARTVGFVVLFIAFAIKVPVVPLHTWLPDAHVEAPTPVSIILAGILLKIGGYGIIRICIGIFPEVATAHAFWLGLLGVISILYGAFNALAQRDLKRMIAYSSVSHMGFVLLGIASQTAEGVSGAVMQMVSHGFLSTMLFFLVGVIYNRVHDRDIYHFRGLATLMPKYTAFVMIAFFASLGLPGFSAFVAEAFTLAGVFKSHSENGLLPYWMAVFGTLGILFGAAYFLWTLQRMFLGKESLKGGAVWKTALTDLNLREKLTLAPLAIIALTLGIMPSLVFDKINDSVLAFIQFLHTK; encoded by the coding sequence ATGAATATATTAACGCTACTCATATTTATACCTGTACTGTTTGGCATTATCATTATGCTGTTGCCATCAAGCATGCGTAACAGCTTTAAATATATTACCCTTGGCGCTACTTTGATCCAGCTGGGCATCAGCATCTGGATGTACCTTAACTTTAAAACAGGCGCCGGTTTTGGAGGTATTAACCACGAAGAACAATTTCAGTTTGTACAAAAACTACCCTGGATAAGCCTTAACCTGGGCAGCCTTGGCAAAATGCAGATTGATTATTTTGTGGGGATAGATGGCATTTCCATCACCCTGCTGGTCATGACATCGCTGGTATTGGTAATAGCAACATTGGCCTGCTGGGAAATCAAGAGCAACCTTAAAGGTTTTTTCCTGTTGTTTTTATTGCTGGATATGGCCGTTATCGGTGTGTTTTGCGCGCTGGATTTCTTCTTGTTTTACATGTTTTATGAGCTGATGCTGCTACCGCTATACTTCCTGATCGGGATGTGGGGCGGTGCAAGGCGCGAGTATGCTTCCATCAAATTCTTTTTGTATACCCTCTTTGGTTCGGTATTTATGTTATTGGTGATGGTGGGTTTATACCTCTCGGTTACCGACCCGGCCACCGGGAACCATACTTTTAACATGGTGCAGATGATGAACCCGGCCAACTTCAATGTAGGTTCGGTATTTTCACTGGCAAGCCACCAACCCATTTTGGGCATGCCTGCGCGCACCGTGGGTTTTGTGGTATTGTTTATCGCCTTTGCTATTAAAGTGCCTGTAGTGCCCTTACACACCTGGCTGCCGGATGCGCACGTGGAGGCACCTACGCCGGTATCTATTATCCTGGCCGGTATCCTGTTAAAAATAGGTGGCTACGGTATTATCCGCATCTGTATAGGCATCTTCCCCGAGGTTGCTACGGCGCATGCGTTCTGGCTGGGCTTACTTGGCGTTATTTCTATTTTATATGGCGCGTTCAATGCCCTTGCCCAGCGCGATCTGAAACGGATGATCGCTTATTCCTCAGTATCGCATATGGGCTTTGTGCTGCTGGGCATCGCCTCGCAAACTGCCGAGGGCGTAAGTGGCGCAGTAATGCAGATGGTGAGCCACGGCTTTTTATCAACCATGCTGTTTTTCCTGGTAGGGGTTATCTACAACCGGGTGCACGATAGGGATATTTACCATTTCCGTGGCCTGGCTACCCTGATGCCAAAATATACGGCCTTTGTCATGATCGCGTTTTTCGCCTCGTTGGGGCTGCCGGGCTTTTCGGCATTTGTTGCAGAGGCGTTTACATTAGCCGGCGTATTTAAATCGCATTCAGAAAATGGTTTATTACCTTATTGGATGGCCGTTTTTGGAACGCTGGGCATACTGTTTGGCGCGGCCTACTTTTTATGGACACTGCAACGCATGTTCTTAGGTAAAGAATCATTAAAAGGCGGGGCCGTTTGGAAGACCGCGCTTACAGATTTAAACCTGCGGGAGAAACTTACCCTTGCCCCACTGGCCATCATCGCCCTGACATTGGGTATAATGCCATCATTGGTTTTTGATAAGATCAACGATTCGGTATTGGCTTTTATACAATTTTTACATACCAAATAA
- a CDS encoding DUF4139 domain-containing protein encodes MYQHKFFYGKMHTAASLVYPTPFEADGGKLTASIHLTEDVMLKKLSTAIFLFIAIASKADEGQKIASKVQKVTVFLSGAQVRRTAQVNISAGTSTLVVNNLSADMDVQSLQVSAGGNFTILSVKHELDFLNEELKQKQITDLQAQQKLIRDKISLQNSLLPIYQEEADMLSKNQVGSGEKNGLDIIKLKQALDFQTARLTEIKQKQQAVADQVALLNLELQKYDKQIVDIVKGRRSTTSNVLVTVSSKTDLQSAFTINYVVHTASWYPVYDIRAKNVNSPISITYKANVSQQSGEEWKNIKITLSTGNPTLSGSKPELSPDYLNFGMYYSGAAGNITKVTGRIVEQDGGQPLPGVAIRVKGTSIGTISDKDGNYDIQVPAGNPTLTYSYIGFETMERQANAAVISVALKPANNALNEVVVVGYGSVSNSLEGRAAGVSVTPGSKDKLRIRGAATYATTPIEVQKIENQTNVEFAIANLYTVPTDGKQYMVEIGQFDLEASYQYYVAPKISTDVFLTAQLTNWNKYNFLSGEASLFFEGTFIGKSLINTQATTDTLNLSLGNDKNIVVTRTLQKEMAGRQVFGSNKKETRNWLIEAKNRKSQPVNLLVEDQVPVSQNSDIQVDVQETSGAKLDAHTGKLSWNFVLNSQDDKKVQLKYQVKYPKNQSVIVQ; translated from the coding sequence GTGTATCAGCATAAATTCTTTTATGGAAAAATGCATACCGCTGCATCTTTAGTTTACCCAACGCCCTTTGAGGCTGATGGGGGAAAACTAACAGCAAGTATCCATTTAACCGAAGACGTTATGTTAAAAAAACTATCAACCGCTATTTTTTTATTTATAGCTATTGCCTCCAAAGCCGACGAAGGGCAAAAAATTGCCTCGAAAGTTCAAAAAGTTACCGTGTTTTTAAGCGGTGCGCAGGTAAGACGTACCGCGCAGGTAAACATAAGCGCGGGCACATCTACCCTGGTAGTCAACAACCTATCGGCAGATATGGATGTGCAAAGCTTACAGGTGAGCGCCGGTGGCAACTTTACCATCCTTTCGGTTAAGCACGAGCTTGATTTTTTAAACGAAGAACTAAAGCAAAAACAAATTACCGACCTGCAAGCCCAGCAAAAACTCATCAGGGATAAAATATCCCTACAAAACAGCCTGCTCCCTATTTACCAGGAAGAGGCCGATATGCTATCAAAAAACCAAGTTGGCAGCGGAGAAAAAAATGGGCTCGACATTATAAAACTCAAACAGGCGCTTGATTTTCAAACAGCCCGCCTAACCGAGATCAAACAAAAACAACAAGCTGTGGCCGACCAGGTTGCACTGCTAAACCTCGAGCTTCAAAAATATGATAAGCAAATTGTCGATATTGTTAAAGGCCGCCGCAGCACTACCAGTAATGTGTTGGTTACGGTATCGTCTAAAACCGATCTGCAGTCTGCATTTACCATCAACTATGTGGTACATACCGCCAGCTGGTACCCGGTTTATGATATCAGGGCCAAAAATGTAAACAGCCCTATCAGCATAACTTATAAAGCCAATGTATCGCAGCAAAGCGGCGAAGAATGGAAAAACATCAAAATCACCCTGTCAACAGGTAACCCGACCCTGAGCGGCAGTAAGCCTGAGCTTAGTCCGGATTATTTAAATTTTGGCATGTATTATTCAGGCGCTGCCGGCAATATTACTAAAGTAACGGGCAGAATTGTTGAGCAGGATGGTGGGCAACCCTTGCCTGGTGTAGCTATAAGAGTAAAAGGAACATCGATAGGGACGATAAGCGATAAAGACGGTAATTACGATATCCAGGTACCGGCCGGTAACCCAACGCTTACTTATAGTTACATTGGCTTTGAAACAATGGAGCGGCAGGCTAATGCGGCAGTAATAAGTGTGGCGCTAAAACCTGCCAATAATGCGCTGAACGAAGTTGTGGTTGTTGGGTATGGCAGTGTTTCAAACTCCCTTGAGGGACGGGCTGCCGGAGTGAGTGTTACGCCGGGATCAAAGGATAAACTACGGATCAGGGGCGCAGCTACCTACGCTACTACACCGATAGAGGTTCAAAAAATCGAAAACCAAACCAACGTAGAATTTGCCATCGCCAACCTGTACACCGTGCCAACCGATGGCAAGCAATATATGGTAGAGATCGGCCAGTTTGACCTGGAAGCCAGTTACCAGTACTACGTTGCACCCAAAATAAGCACCGATGTGTTTTTAACCGCTCAGCTTACCAACTGGAATAAATACAATTTCTTATCCGGCGAAGCCAGTTTGTTTTTTGAAGGAACTTTCATCGGTAAATCGTTAATTAACACTCAAGCCACTACCGATACGCTTAATCTTTCGTTGGGTAACGATAAAAATATAGTGGTTACCCGGACCCTGCAAAAAGAAATGGCCGGCAGGCAGGTATTTGGATCTAACAAAAAAGAGACCCGCAACTGGCTCATTGAAGCTAAAAACCGCAAAAGCCAGCCGGTTAATTTATTGGTAGAAGACCAGGTGCCCGTTTCGCAAAATTCCGATATCCAGGTGGATGTGCAGGAAACATCCGGTGCAAAATTGGATGCGCATACGGGCAAACTTTCATGGAATTTCGTGTTAAATTCGCAGGATGATAAAAAGGTGCAGTTAAAGTACCAGGTTAAGTACCCCAAAAATCAATCAGTAATAGTTCAATAA
- a CDS encoding NADH-quinone oxidoreductase subunit N, with translation MHQLLSNISEQLTQVIISLHYFMPEAYLGLLFVFVMITDLLFGKTSAGYCRMVAVTGVLLVVFADLKQFGLILDGPHLLFSQMMLLSRSGLWFKVIIDLLAFILLLYFTWDEKLKSHQKGLSDLYSITIASIFGLHLMVMAVNLLSVYLAIEMVSIASYLMVAYRSENAFSTEAGLKYVLFGAASSAIMLYGMSLLYAFSGSLDILQHNTVMELLKVNHLSSAFAIVLVLVGIGFKLSFVPVHFWVPDVYQGAPTPVTAYLSTLPKIAAFALLVNLLPPFMLLGTNTGFDLVIVLSAAGIISMIAGNFAAVLQSNIKRMLAYSSIGHTGFALMAVVVLNQQGISALTYYLLVYALANIGALVLATYFTNVMGAENLDDYKGLGLKYPVAGVCFTIILISLTGLPVSAGFTGKVFVFSAVYGLYQQNHSIWLMLMMATGALTTVVSLFYYIKIPLNLFLKRSENQDIEYRKSYNLLILVVIISFILILLGVFPDFVLKYL, from the coding sequence ATGCACCAACTGCTCAGTAACATATCCGAACAGCTAACCCAGGTAATTATCAGCCTGCACTATTTTATGCCCGAAGCATACCTGGGTTTGCTGTTTGTGTTTGTGATGATAACCGATTTGCTGTTTGGTAAAACATCTGCCGGTTATTGCCGCATGGTAGCCGTCACAGGCGTACTGTTGGTTGTATTTGCCGATTTAAAGCAATTTGGGCTGATATTGGATGGCCCGCACCTGCTGTTTAGCCAAATGATGCTCCTTAGCCGGAGCGGACTGTGGTTTAAAGTAATCATCGATTTGCTTGCCTTTATCCTGCTGTTATATTTTACGTGGGATGAGAAGCTGAAAAGCCACCAAAAAGGCTTATCAGATTTGTATTCCATCACCATAGCATCCATATTCGGGCTGCATTTAATGGTGATGGCGGTAAACCTGCTGTCGGTTTACCTCGCGATAGAGATGGTTTCTATCGCATCATACCTGATGGTAGCTTATCGTAGCGAGAACGCCTTTAGTACCGAGGCGGGCTTAAAATATGTACTGTTTGGGGCAGCATCGTCGGCCATTATGCTTTATGGTATGTCGTTGTTATATGCGTTTAGCGGTTCGCTGGATATTTTGCAGCACAATACCGTTATGGAGCTTTTAAAGGTTAATCACCTCAGTTCGGCCTTTGCAATTGTGCTGGTGTTGGTGGGCATAGGGTTTAAACTGTCATTTGTTCCTGTTCATTTTTGGGTGCCCGATGTATACCAGGGCGCACCAACGCCGGTTACGGCATACCTGTCAACTTTACCCAAAATTGCCGCGTTTGCTTTATTGGTCAACCTTTTACCTCCTTTTATGCTATTGGGTACCAATACTGGGTTCGATCTGGTTATTGTGCTGTCAGCGGCGGGTATTATCAGCATGATAGCGGGGAACTTTGCCGCGGTATTGCAAAGCAATATTAAACGGATGCTGGCTTACTCCAGCATTGGCCATACCGGTTTCGCACTGATGGCAGTAGTGGTACTTAACCAGCAAGGGATCTCGGCTTTAACTTATTACCTGTTAGTTTATGCATTGGCCAATATTGGCGCCTTGGTGCTGGCAACTTATTTTACCAATGTAATGGGCGCCGAAAACCTGGACGACTATAAAGGCCTTGGTTTAAAGTACCCTGTTGCCGGTGTTTGTTTCACTATTATATTAATATCGCTTACAGGTTTGCCGGTGAGTGCCGGTTTTACAGGTAAGGTGTTTGTGTTTTCGGCGGTGTACGGGCTATATCAGCAAAATCATAGCATCTGGCTGATGCTGATGATGGCTACCGGGGCTTTAACAACAGTAGTAAGCTTGTTTTACTACATTAAAATTCCGCTTAATTTATTCCTGAAAAGGTCAGAAAATCAGGATATTGAATATAGAAAATCCTATAATCTGCTCATTTTAGTTGTAATTATAAGCTTTATATTGATTTTGCTGGGAGTTTTTCCGGATTTCGTTTTAAAATACCTGTAA
- a CDS encoding ammonium transporter, translating to MKRYIPFLIILIILTLTFLFPSVEFKNSGNPNFNTGDIAWMLMSTALVLIMTPGLAFFYGGMVNKKNVISTMLQSIVCMVIITVLWGIFGFSLAFGESFHGLIGNPATYFMMKGMLGNATWKAAPTIPLLLFAMYQLKFAIITPALITGAFAERIRFNSYIIFLVLFSILIFSPLAHCTWHPDGILAKLGVLDFAGGTVVHMSAGWAALASALYLKRRNEANHSPARITYVMIGTGLLWFGWFGFNAGSAFGANALAVTALATSTTASAAGGITWIFFDMLLGRKPSAMGTCIGAVVGLVAITPAAGYVTVPHSLAIGIISAVISNLVVEWRTRTTIDDTLDVFPCHGVGGMVGMLLTGVFANQHVNAANTTGNGLFFGETHLFLVQLLALVGVSVFAFFGSLLLLKITDMISPLRVSAEDEIVGLDISQHGEKL from the coding sequence ATGAAGCGGTATATTCCTTTTCTAATTATACTTATAATTCTTACGCTTACTTTTCTATTTCCATCAGTCGAGTTTAAAAACTCCGGAAACCCCAATTTTAATACCGGGGATATAGCCTGGATGTTGATGTCGACAGCGCTTGTTTTGATCATGACACCGGGGCTTGCTTTCTTTTACGGCGGTATGGTCAACAAAAAAAACGTGATCTCGACCATGCTGCAAAGCATTGTTTGTATGGTTATCATCACGGTACTTTGGGGCATTTTTGGTTTTAGCCTGGCCTTTGGCGAGAGTTTTCATGGGCTGATTGGCAACCCTGCTACTTATTTTATGATGAAGGGGATGCTGGGCAACGCCACCTGGAAAGCCGCGCCAACCATACCTTTGTTATTGTTTGCTATGTACCAGTTAAAATTCGCCATTATTACCCCGGCGCTAATTACCGGTGCCTTTGCCGAGCGGATCCGTTTTAACTCGTACATTATTTTTTTGGTATTGTTCTCCATCTTAATATTCTCGCCGCTGGCGCATTGCACCTGGCATCCCGATGGAATACTGGCCAAACTGGGCGTGCTTGACTTTGCTGGCGGTACGGTAGTCCACATGTCGGCCGGATGGGCCGCCCTGGCTTCTGCATTATATTTAAAACGCCGCAATGAGGCCAATCATTCGCCTGCCCGTATTACTTATGTAATGATAGGCACCGGGCTTTTATGGTTTGGCTGGTTTGGTTTTAATGCCGGTTCGGCCTTTGGTGCCAATGCTTTGGCAGTAACCGCTTTAGCAACCAGCACAACAGCTTCGGCTGCGGGTGGTATTACTTGGATATTTTTTGATATGCTGCTTGGCCGCAAGCCATCGGCTATGGGTACCTGTATAGGAGCGGTAGTAGGCCTTGTGGCCATTACACCGGCTGCAGGTTATGTAACTGTTCCCCATTCGCTGGCTATCGGTATTATATCGGCCGTAATCAGTAACCTGGTTGTGGAGTGGCGTACACGCACTACCATTGATGATACACTTGATGTATTCCCTTGCCATGGGGTAGGTGGTATGGTGGGTATGCTGCTAACCGGTGTTTTTGCCAATCAGCACGTAAATGCTGCAAATACTACCGGCAACGGCCTTTTCTTTGGCGAAACGCACTTGTTTTTGGTGCAGTTATTAGCGCTGGTAGGCGTATCTGTCTTCGCGTTTTTCGGATCGTTGTTATTACTTAAAATAACAGATATGATCTCGCCTCTCCGGGTATCTGCCGAGGATGAAATTGTGGGGCTGGATATCAGCCAGCACGGCGAAAAACTTTAA
- a CDS encoding alpha-ketoglutarate-dependent dioxygenase AlkB family protein gives MFSDNQLGMFTAAHQNMLPFDGEVYLYPNFYEEEGSLDIFEQLKHSILWKQDKMKIYGKMVNFPRLTSWYADGDQEYTYSGVVNTPIPFTPLLRQIKEAAEQQCGKQFNSALLNYYRHGGDSMGWHSDDEEELSGNPVIASASFGATRTFQFKHKQQKSAKVSIALNNGSLLIMQGATQHNWLHQVPKTARQPGPRINITFRDIKY, from the coding sequence ATGTTTTCAGATAATCAATTAGGAATGTTTACAGCGGCTCATCAAAATATGCTACCTTTTGATGGTGAGGTTTATCTGTATCCCAATTTTTATGAAGAGGAGGGTAGCCTCGATATCTTTGAACAGCTAAAACACAGCATCCTTTGGAAGCAGGACAAGATGAAGATCTATGGTAAAATGGTCAACTTCCCGCGGCTTACTTCCTGGTATGCCGATGGCGACCAGGAATACACCTACTCCGGCGTAGTAAATACACCCATTCCATTTACGCCATTGTTAAGGCAGATAAAGGAGGCTGCTGAGCAACAATGCGGTAAACAATTTAACTCGGCCCTGCTTAACTACTACCGCCATGGCGGCGACAGTATGGGCTGGCACAGCGACGATGAAGAAGAATTGAGCGGCAATCCTGTTATAGCCTCGGCATCGTTTGGTGCTACCCGCACTTTCCAATTTAAACACAAGCAACAAAAGAGCGCTAAAGTTTCTATCGCCCTTAATAACGGCAGCTTGCTTATAATGCAGGGCGCTACGCAGCATAACTGGCTGCACCAGGTACCCAAAACTGCTAGGCAGCCAGGGCCCAGGATCAATATAACTTTCAGGGATATTAAGTATTAG